DNA sequence from the Nitrospinota bacterium genome:
TCACAAGAACAAACCGGCGGACGACCATAACGTGCGCTTGCTGCTGGAGGCTAAAACGCCGGTGGTCACCATCGTCGGCAAAAGCTGGGACATGCAGGCCGAAGTGGTGCTCGGCGTGCCGCTAAAGCGCAACCTTGAGTTGATACGGGACACCATCGCCTATCTATCAAAACGGGTGGACGAGGTGGTGTTCGACGCGGAACACTTTTTCGACGGTTACAAAAGCAACCCCGCATACGCCATTGAGACCTTGCAGGCGGCCCTGGACGGCGGAGCGAAGTGCCTGTGCCTGTGCGAGACCAACGGCGGAGCGCTCCCTTTCGATGTGGAGCATGCCGTGCGCCAGGTGGTGGAGGCCTTCCCCCGCGCGGCGATAGGGATCCATTGCCACAACGATTCGGACAACGCCGTGGCCAACACCCTGGTGGCGGTGCGGGCCGGTGCGCGGCAGGCGCAGGGGACCATCAACGGATTCGGCGAGAGGTGCGGGAACGCCAACCTGTGCTCCATAATCCCGAACCTGCAGCTTAAGATGGGCTATAAATGCGTGCCCGCCGCCAACCTGAAAAAGCTGAAGGAACTTTCAAGCCTGGTGTATGAGCTTGCCAACATGTCCCAAAGGCCGCACCAGCCATACGTCGGGCGCTCGGCCTTTGCGCACAAGGGGGGGATACATGTGGCCGCCGTGCGCAAAAAGACCGCATCATACGAACACGTCTCCCCGGAGACGGTTGGAAACGTCCGCCGTGTGCTGGTGTCCGACCTTTCGGGCAGGGGTAACATCCTCACCAAGGCCGAGGAGTTCGGCATCGACCTGAACAGCAAGGAAGAGGCGACCCAGCGCATACTCCACCAGCTGAAGGAAATGGAGAACGAAGGGTTCCAGTTTGAGGGGGCGGAGGCTTCGTTCGAGCTTCTGATGCGAAAGGCCCTTGGGCAGTGGAAAAAGAAGTTCGAGGTGGAGCGCGCCCGCGTCGTCTCCAACTTTTCCGACGCGGAAGGGACCAATTGGGCGGAGGCCGTTGTGAAGCTGAAGATGCCCGACGGCGCCGAGACCCACTCCGTGGCCGAAGGGAACGGCCCGGTGAACGCGCTGGACAAGGCGCTGCGGAGCGCGTTGATAAAATACTATCCGAAACTGGCCGAAGTGGAATTGCACGACTTCAAGGTGCGTATTCTCGACGAACGGTCCAAGACGGCGGCCCGCACGCGCGTTTTGATAGAGTCCGGCGACAGCGAGGGGCGCTGGGGGACGGTCGGCGTTTCCCCAAACGTGATAGAGGCCAGCTGGCAGGCGCTCGTGGACAGCCTTGAGTACAAGATGCAGAAGGACATGGGCAAGAAGGGGCGGAAAGGCCCGCGCTGATCCTGCCACGGCGATACGGCGCTGTATAAGTCTATCCCGCCGCCGCAAGAAACGATTCTGTAATCAGGCGAGCCGTCGAGGCTCCATTAACGGTGTGGGCAATTCGCTGTGGCCGCGCCACTCGCTGTGGCCGCGCCACTCGCTGTGGCCGCGCCACCCCGCGCTCCGGTGGAGCAGGAAACCGCCTCTCCTTGC
Encoded proteins:
- a CDS encoding citramalate synthase, whose translation is MKDSKRIFIYDTTLRDGAQAEDISFSLDDKLRIAQALDDFGVHYVEGGWPGSNPRDAAFFREVKKLKLKNARVAAFGSTHHHKNKPADDHNVRLLLEAKTPVVTIVGKSWDMQAEVVLGVPLKRNLELIRDTIAYLSKRVDEVVFDAEHFFDGYKSNPAYAIETLQAALDGGAKCLCLCETNGGALPFDVEHAVRQVVEAFPRAAIGIHCHNDSDNAVANTLVAVRAGARQAQGTINGFGERCGNANLCSIIPNLQLKMGYKCVPAANLKKLKELSSLVYELANMSQRPHQPYVGRSAFAHKGGIHVAAVRKKTASYEHVSPETVGNVRRVLVSDLSGRGNILTKAEEFGIDLNSKEEATQRILHQLKEMENEGFQFEGAEASFELLMRKALGQWKKKFEVERARVVSNFSDAEGTNWAEAVVKLKMPDGAETHSVAEGNGPVNALDKALRSALIKYYPKLAEVELHDFKVRILDERSKTAARTRVLIESGDSEGRWGTVGVSPNVIEASWQALVDSLEYKMQKDMGKKGRKGPR